One genomic window of Carassius auratus strain Wakin chromosome 14, ASM336829v1, whole genome shotgun sequence includes the following:
- the slbp gene encoding histone RNA hairpin-binding protein isoform X1, with product MSAYQKYRYENDCKPDENRNKGTSRWTHCRKRGADGNLRKSLEVGEPDKCSQSSRRQESFTTPESEGPVSRVKNWGDEVEAEEMRSNVQRDMHRYRRRILEADFPQRDRKISSGSSDSRDSKDSKESPAKGDIETDETTLIRRQKQINYGKNTLAYDRYIKEVPKLMRQPGVHPKTPNKFKKYSRRSWDQQIKLWRVKLHAWDPPAEEGSDLQQIEEIDLGEIMEFELDVECSADTEFQCPTSSGALLSLAEDSFAGTPKKMMKIEDAEMS from the exons ATGTCTGCCTATCAAAAATACAGATACGAAAACGATTGCAAACCTGATGAAAACAG GAACAAAGGCACTTCAAGATGGACCCATTGTAGGAAACGCGGTGCAGATGGTAATCTAAGAAAATCTCTCGAGGTTGGAGAGCCTGACAAATGTTCACAGAGCTCACGCAGACAAGAAAG TTTCACAACCCCAGAGAGTGAGGGACCTGTGTCCAGAGTAAAAAACTGGGGAGATGAAGTAGAGGCAGAGGAAATGCGTTCAAATGTCCAACGTGATATGCATCG ATATAGGAGGAGGATTCTTGAAGCAGATTTTCCTCAAAGAGATAGAAAAATCTCCTCTGGAAG TTCTGACTCCAGAGACTCGAAAGATTCCAAAGAATCACCTGCTAAAGGTGACATCGAGACAGACGAGACCACTCTCATAAGGAGACAAAAACAGATTAATTATGGGAAAAACACTCTTGCATATGATAGATACATCAAAGAAGTTCCCAA GCTTATGAGACAGCCTGGTGTTCATCCAAAGACTCCAAACAAATTCAAGAAGTACAGCCGACGCTCATGGGACCAGCAAATAAAACTGTGGCGTGTCAAACTTCACGCGTGGGATCCACCTGCAGAAGAGGGAAGCGACCTGCAGCAGAT AGAAGAGATTGACCTTGGTGAAATAATGGAATTTGAATTGGATGTGGAGTGTTCAGCGGATACTGAATTCCAATGTCCGACATCCAGTGGAGCATTGCTGTCTTTGGCAGAG GATTCATTTGCAGGAACCCCTAAAAAGATGATGAAAATTGAGGATGCTGAAATGTCATGA
- the slbp gene encoding histone RNA hairpin-binding protein isoform X2 has protein sequence MSANGTSRLNKGTSRWTHCRKRGADGNLRKSLEVGEPDKCSQSSRRQESFTTPESEGPVSRVKNWGDEVEAEEMRSNVQRDMHRYRRRILEADFPQRDRKISSGSSDSRDSKDSKESPAKGDIETDETTLIRRQKQINYGKNTLAYDRYIKEVPKLMRQPGVHPKTPNKFKKYSRRSWDQQIKLWRVKLHAWDPPAEEGSDLQQIEEIDLGEIMEFELDVECSADTEFQCPTSSGALLSLAEDSFAGTPKKMMKIEDAEMS, from the exons ATGAGCGCCAATGGAACGTCAAGACT GAACAAAGGCACTTCAAGATGGACCCATTGTAGGAAACGCGGTGCAGATGGTAATCTAAGAAAATCTCTCGAGGTTGGAGAGCCTGACAAATGTTCACAGAGCTCACGCAGACAAGAAAG TTTCACAACCCCAGAGAGTGAGGGACCTGTGTCCAGAGTAAAAAACTGGGGAGATGAAGTAGAGGCAGAGGAAATGCGTTCAAATGTCCAACGTGATATGCATCG ATATAGGAGGAGGATTCTTGAAGCAGATTTTCCTCAAAGAGATAGAAAAATCTCCTCTGGAAG TTCTGACTCCAGAGACTCGAAAGATTCCAAAGAATCACCTGCTAAAGGTGACATCGAGACAGACGAGACCACTCTCATAAGGAGACAAAAACAGATTAATTATGGGAAAAACACTCTTGCATATGATAGATACATCAAAGAAGTTCCCAA GCTTATGAGACAGCCTGGTGTTCATCCAAAGACTCCAAACAAATTCAAGAAGTACAGCCGACGCTCATGGGACCAGCAAATAAAACTGTGGCGTGTCAAACTTCACGCGTGGGATCCACCTGCAGAAGAGGGAAGCGACCTGCAGCAGAT AGAAGAGATTGACCTTGGTGAAATAATGGAATTTGAATTGGATGTGGAGTGTTCAGCGGATACTGAATTCCAATGTCCGACATCCAGTGGAGCATTGCTGTCTTTGGCAGAG GATTCATTTGCAGGAACCCCTAAAAAGATGATGAAAATTGAGGATGCTGAAATGTCATGA